The nucleotide window AGGGGATTTCCTCAACAACTTCATAATCCTTTTCTTCCTTGCGCCGTTTGAGCTCGGCGGCCTTATCCGCTTCGGACATTCCGTCCAAATCGGGCCGGTTAGGGTTATAAGTGGCGGTAACCAGAAAGCGGGTGCTGTCCACCTGACGAATACTTTTCACCGGCAGGGGTAGCCGGAATGCTTCTCTGGCCTCACCACCATGAATGCTGATTTTGTAAAATACAGTCAGAACCTCGCCGCCCGCCTGTTTATCCTTATCCTGGGACTTGCGGATTCCGGGGAAAAGGATGTGCTCGCCGTCATCCAACCAGATAAAACCCCGCTCTTGGTCAAAGGCGGTAAGCTGAAAATACCTGTCGGTCTTGACATTGTATATCCAGAGGTTGGAGTCGTAATTATTCTTGTCGAGATTAGCCCGGTGGGCCGCGAAACAAACATGTTCTCCGTCGGGACTGAATTCAATTCCCGATAAAAAATGATAACGGGTAAAATCATCTAATTTTAGTTTTTCCACAATACGTCCCCCTTGTTTTTCATTAATAACGTTATTCTGCAAGTAACCGAGAAATCCTGCAGCCGAAGGAAGTGAAAAGCACCCCGGGGGGTGCTCGAGTAGACGTTAATCATGTGTGCCAACATCACATAATGCACGTCGCACTAATATCGGGCCAATTATCTCAAATACCACCACTGCCCCCAAAATAACTGTTGTCACAGTCCCAGCAACATGAGGTAACCGCTGTTCCGCAATTATTGCCAGCCCAATTGCTACCCCCGCTTGGGGAGTCAGGGCCCGCCCAATATTCCGTTTCCAACTGGTCGGAAATGCTGTCATACTGGCCCCAATACTACTGCCCATTAGCTTGGCGACTAAACGTGCAGCAATGTAAACAAAACCTATCAGACCTACCTCCGGCACAACTGCGATATCTAGTTTAACACCTGCCAATGTTAAAAAGGCAAGTAAGATTGGCGCCTCCACTCCTTGCAGGGCTCTTCGCAAACGCTGTGGAGCGCGAGACAGATTAACCAATACAGCGCCGGCGCTCATTGCGGCCAATAATGCAGGAACTGCAAGAAGTGTGGCAAGCCCAACTGAGATTAACACAGTTCCCAATGCCAAAACCAAAATCCGGGCTTCATCCCGGGTCCTGCCCGAGATAACTGTAAGGAATAACCCTGCGACCTGCCGTAAGGCAAGAGGTAGTTATTTATCGAGCCATCTGCAATTCGCCTTCTGAATAATCCTCATCTTCATCTTCATCGACCACCCGTTGTTTCCAGTGCCCCAGCATAAACAACCCAAATCCAATCAAGCAGATTATTAGGTTGCTGCTGACCATGGCATACCAGACTGATTTTTCCTGTAGCATAGTGAAATTTTTGAGGATAAGAATTAGTGGAATCCGTAACGCCCAGAGGCGGCCAGTTGTTATCATCATTGCCGTCATCGTATGGCCGGACCCCTGAAACACACCGACAAAGGATTGAAAAATCCCCATCAGCGGGATGGTAATCGCAATCAGACGCAGGAAGTATATGCCCTGTTCCAGTACCACTGGGTGGTCTGTAAAGATGCCGACAATCCAGGGTGTAATAAAGAACATGATTACCCCGCCCACTGCCATAATACTCACAGAGAGCTTAATACTTTCTTTAACTGCCTGGCCGGCCCGGTCAACCTGACCGGCGCCCAGATTCTGGCCAACAACTGTGGCCAGAGCGGCGCCGATGCCCATTGCCGGCATTAAAATCAGCGAATTGATTTTATTGCCAATACCAAAAGCAGCAATGGTGTAAGAGCCGAAGCTAAGCACAAACACGTTGAGGAGCATAAAGCCAAACCCTTCTACCGAATGCCCGATGGCTGAAGGAAGACCAATTTTAACAATCTTGGACAGAACCTTGCCATTATACCTGAGATCAATAAACCGCAGTCGCAATCCGTTATTGGTGAAAAACAACAGATAAAGGCCGGCAAAACAGCTCAACCCTCTCGAAACTGTTGTTGCCCAGGCTGCTCCGGCAATGCCCATGTCAAAGGTAAACATGAATATAGGGTCGAGAATAATGTTTAACAACACCGAAGCACCGGCCAAAACCATAGGAGTAACGGTATCTCCCTGACCCTGCTTGATTGATTGAAACGCAAAAAACAAAAACATCAACGGCATTCCTACAAAAATAATACTGAGAAACTCCCAGCCATAAGTATGCATCGTTCCTTCCGCTCCCAACAAAGACAGCAGTTGCCCGCCAAACAAATAGCCGACAACGCTGAGCAAAACGGAGAAAACAAGGGAGAAGGAGATTAGTTGTCCAGCAACCTTTTTCGCCTCTCGTTCCTTATCCAGGCCAATATATTGGGAGATTATACTGGTACCGGCGATATTTATGCCGATTCCAAAGGCAATGGTGACAAAAATCATCGGCCAGACAAAATTTATTGCTGCAACAGCGTTGTCACCGTCGGCGAGCCGGCTGACCCAGTACATATCCACAACCTGATAAACAGTTTGAATTGCATTGGCCAACATAATTGGCAGAGCCAGGGATAAGAGCACTTTCTTTATATTGCCGTCAAGAATTTTTTCGCGGTTTTTATTTTCTTTCATATACAGTCCCCTCCGATACCTTACTTATTGTATCACACGGAGGATTAGTTCGCTATGCGAAATTGTTCATTGTTATGTTTCTGTAATCAATCCCGGTAATGGAACACCCCCCGGCCTAGTGCCAGGGGGTGTCTCAGTCAGCTCTAATCAAGTTGGTCTTCAGCCATCTGAATAAGCTTCTTGACCATCATGCCGCCGACCATGCCACATTCCCGGGTGGTCATATCCGCCCACCCGACTGCGGAAACCTTGTCAGCAAGCCCCAGTTCCTGTGCAACCTCATATTTGAACTTATCCATCGCCTGTTCAGCTTCGGGCAGCAGGAGCTTTCGCCTTGCCAACATCTCACCTCCCCCGCAGACATAAAGTCTGCAAGGTTAGTATGCCTCAAACAAGCTAGTGCAAACCCCCAGTCAGTTAGTAAATATTTATGTGCCCGAAGCCAATATATTTGCTGAACAATTATATTATGGTATCAACTTCACCTGCTGATGCTTTACGTTCCTGACGCAGTTTATAAAGCAGAATCCCAGTTAACAAAAGCGTATAAGCCAAGATTTGCCAGGAATGTCAGGTAATAGTACATAGGATTATTCTCAGTAAACCCGATAATCGGCAGCCCCAACAGGATCATAAGCGGGAAACCAAGGGGCGCAGCCACAGCGCTGCCCAAAACAAAGTTTTTGGCAACATCGGTATCCAAGTCTGGATCCAGGCCTCGAAGCAGCGCAATTCCCGTTGACGCAGTGCCAGTCAACATTCCGAACATCGCCAGGGAATAGTGGAGAGTATGCTGCAAGAACACCTTTTTTGCAAACCAAGTGACAAAAAACAAAGTCGCGACGGCTCCAACCACTGCTACCGTCAGCAGGACCTCCCAGTATGAACTGATGGCTTGAATCGAAATTGCCATTACCGAGGCGGTAATCATCACATTAAAAGACAATGACGCTACATTGTGCATAACATATCTATCCAACAACGGCAGCGTCCGGTGTCCACGCCGGGACAGAAAATGCATGACACGTTTAAATAACAATGCCAGCAAGATGCCAAACAGGAAGTTGAAGCCCTTGATCAAACTAGCCACTGTTTCTCCCAGCTACCCCAGCAGAGATAACACCGAAACTAAACCCCATATGGTGACGTATGCGCCAAGATAGATAAGGCACACCCAAGTAATCTGCACGGTAAGATTGTCAAAGAAATTTATCTCCCGGACTGAAGTAACCGTCATTTCCTTCGACTGCAAACCTTTAAGGGTATTCAGTTTTGCCACCGGGATGTTGTGCTTGCGAATATAATAATTAAGCATTATCACCCCAATCAGGCCGCCAACAAGAAATCCTGTTGTGGAAAGGGTGAGGCCGTACTGATTGATGAGTCCCAATGAAAGCGCCTCATCTCAGGAACTGCCGATTGAAGAGGCAAAACCAGGCCCCTGGCCATAGGCCAATGGCAACATTAATCCCAGACCGACAAACAACTCAGGTTTAACTGTGATTATTAGGAAGAGGACTGCAAGCATACCAATCAGGCCCTGAAAACAATAAGTAGAAATAATAAAAAGGCCGGACTTGACTGAATCAGCTTTTTGTTTGACGCTTCGCTCTGAAAGCGTGAGGGCGATAAAGCCGATTCCCATGAAATGAAAGACCAATCTCTCATAGAGAGAGGTATCGAATCGAAGCAATCCCAATGCTTCAGGGCCCAAAATTAACCCCAAAAATCCCGCCAACAGTGCTGTGGGGACGATGATGCTTTT belongs to Bacillota bacterium and includes:
- a CDS encoding MATE family efflux transporter, producing the protein MKENKNREKILDGNIKKVLLSLALPIMLANAIQTVYQVVDMYWVSRLADGDNAVAAINFVWPMIFVTIAFGIGINIAGTSIISQYIGLDKEREAKKVAGQLISFSLVFSVLLSVVGYLFGGQLLSLLGAEGTMHTYGWEFLSIIFVGMPLMFLFFAFQSIKQGQGDTVTPMVLAGASVLLNIILDPIFMFTFDMGIAGAAWATTVSRGLSCFAGLYLLFFTNNGLRLRFIDLRYNGKVLSKIVKIGLPSAIGHSVEGFGFMLLNVFVLSFGSYTIAAFGIGNKINSLILMPAMGIGAALATVVGQNLGAGQVDRAGQAVKESIKLSVSIMAVGGVIMFFITPWIVGIFTDHPVVLEQGIYFLRLIAITIPLMGIFQSFVGVFQGSGHTMTAMMITTGRLWALRIPLILILKNFTMLQEKSVWYAMVSSNLIICLIGFGLFMLGHWKQRVVDEDEDEDYSEGELQMAR
- a CDS encoding alpha/beta-type small acid-soluble spore protein; translation: MLARRKLLLPEAEQAMDKFKYEVAQELGLADKVSAVGWADMTTRECGMVGGMMVKKLIQMAEDQLD